In Bactrocera neohumeralis isolate Rockhampton chromosome 5, APGP_CSIRO_Bneo_wtdbg2-racon-allhic-juicebox.fasta_v2, whole genome shotgun sequence, the genomic window gtatttaaaatctttattcaGAAGCAGCACACGATATACAGACAAAATAGAAtcttaagtatttttatttatattagcaTATAACTCTATAAAATCGGCTATGCTATCCGCATAAAAATGAGGCTGATTCTCCGCACTTGCTTGCCACATGTCCTCTATCGGTGTGTAGCCGCTCAATACAAGCAAGGTTTGGAAGCCACAATTCCGACCCATACCTACATCGACATCGAGAGAATCTCCAACAAACAGACAACGTTTGGGATCGTCCAATTTATAGACGTCCTTCAAAATTTCACCAAGCAAAACCGACGGTTTGCCAACTATTGTCGCCTCTCGTCCCGTTACGCGCTTAAGAACGAGGTACAAATCGTAAAAAGctaaaaacaaacattaaatCGACAAAATTAAGTgtcttatatttgtatatatttcgtGTATGCGAAACGGACTTGGAATGAATGGACCTTTCTCCAGCTTAAGTGTCGGATCTGGAGCACCCAAAAGAAAATCACAATCTGTGTCTGCTAGATATCGCGTGGCCGCTGTcatttgcacataatttaaataGCAGTTGACGTCAAACAAAACAGCGCCCATTTTTTGTTCCGGTTCCGTGATTTTTGTCAAATTGGAAAGTCGAAAGCCTTCTTTGACGTCCttaagaaatgaaaaagaatTGTAAGCGATACAAATTAACACATTGTTATAAAAAGCCTTAGTGTAGGTGAGAATATGTCAGTGAAGACTGTTTAGAAAAGGAATTTTATGAAACTCATTACATCTATACAGTTACATATGTGATTTCGAAAGCCTATGAACAACTTTCGCTGCTTGCCATCattttttctacaatattttccGTACTTAGTTCTCCGAGCTTGTTTTCCACAGTTTTTCGTGCTTCTTTCCATCGGTGGCACTTGAAAAAAGTATGGTTTGCATCATCTAGCGGTTCGTCTCCGTAAATACATGCTGGCCTTTCTGTTTTTCCCATGTTGTACAGGTATTTTCGGAAATACCCGTGACCGGACAGCATTTGTGTTATGTAGTAATTTACCTCGCCGTGTTTTCTACTGTACCACATCTCTATATCTTTAATCAGTTTGGCGGTCCATCTTTGCTCTCCCTTGTCCACCGATCTTGCCAGAGTTCAAAAGTTTGCTTCCTCGCCTGTTGTCTTGTGGCCATGTGAACTTCTACTCCATCTTTCTTCCATAGCCAGAGAATCCTTTGCGAGAAGGTCTATTGGGATGACGCCGCTTATCACTTGCACTGCGGGTTCGGATACAGTGCAGTACGCCGAGGCAACTCTCAGGGCTGCTGTCCTCTGCACTTTAGCAAGCACTTTCCTTCTGTGTTCTACCCATATTTCGCTCCCGTATAATAGCAATGGCTGTGTTGTGTCCATAAGCAATTTCCTTCTGCTTGCAAGTGGGCCTCCGATGTTTGCCATAAGTCTTGATAACGAAATGGTTATATTGGCTGACTTTTTTGCGGCATGTTGTATTTGTAGCCCAGTACGCCCCAGTTTTTGGAACTTTCTTGCATCAAGATGTAGAAGGAGATAACAGGGTTCTAATTTGAGTACAACAATCTGACTGTCTTGTGAATGGAGTAGATGAACTTCGGGCACATGCCTCCCATATTCCACACATTTTAACTCTTCAAAGATTATATTTTCGGAATCTAGTAATGAGTTTCAGATGGAGACAGGTTTTAAATATGATGGCTTGTTTTGTTTCCCAGTGCCAAAATTATTTGTTCATCTATAGGGGCTATAACGGTGAGTGGTATTTTATACTTGGTTCAGTTATTACCTACCAAAGTCCTCACATCTACGCCTCCACGACGAAGCACATCATTACCATCGGCACTACATGTTGAGAATACCGGCTGCTTTAtattgcgcttctttatatagTACAACATGGACTTAGCTGGATGCATAATGTGGTTCTAGTTGAacgaaataaacaaacaaatttattagcCAACACCTGCACATATCCAAGACACAAGTTTTTCAACTAGTTCACTCTCTTTTCTACACTTCTTCGAACTCCTTGACAGGTGTTTATTATCCGCGCCGGAGGACGATGTGTctcatacacaaatacaaacacacacataaccAAAAACAGTGCGATTTACCGCTTGAAAATCCTTTACTCCGATACTGGTGAACTTATTCACATACTCTTCCTCTGGCCGCTCACTATTATTGGACACAAAATACACTCGCTTGCCATCATCCTTCAGCGCATTCACCGCTTCACCGGTCCTAGGCAGCGGAGACGCAATCATCCACATAACACCGTCACAATCACACAACACTACATCGAAGGAGTTGACGAACTCCTTCTGCTCCTCAGCCGAGAGCTTCAAAATATGCGGTACTTTGCAAGCAGACATGATCGTGCGACGATCCACTAGCAGTCCTATCTGGCTCAAACACTTTCACACTAAACTATTCTTCGCACagttctatttatttatatacgaaTGTATTTGCCGCACGtggctttataaatatttaatttacatgGTTATGCACTCTTATCTTTTATTTGAAcagcattataaataaaaactaattcaCAAAAAAACAGTAGTGCAGTGTCATCCACGTAAGCTGCCGTAATTGTAGAGTTAGAGTTAATCACTGTGGGGTCAGCCGTAAAGAGAATATATGACTTTCCCTTtaacttataatatttatatatttatttagttaagtttatgaacattaattcttacagactaatgaaGAATTAGGATTCAAATTTGAATTCTAAACTAagtagataacttaaactaaaaaacagaattgagggtattaatgaaggataccctagagtgagaaaaatcaagAAGAACTTTATCGGAAATCTAGTTAAACTCACGCATAGCACGCTTGAGAGGAgcatattcagcaaatttagtactttcctttttataataaaatggggAAATAGATCTGAGACAACGAAGAGGAGTAATGAAGTTAATTTTCCTTAATAAATAGGGACCATTAATTACATTGAAACAAAGGCAGAGGACAGACCGTCGATTTTCCAGTaatttaagatgtaaaagcaataaacgaGATGTATACGATGGTATTGGCTCAACAAATTTTAAGGAGCGGAGAGCTAATTTACGAAAAATCTTTTGAACACGCTCGATCCTATTAATTGACGAAATGCAATACAGTCTCCAAATGAACACTGCGTACTCCATAATGGACCGAACAAAACATGTAAACAGTAATTTTAACGTGTAGGGGTcggaaaaatttaaagcatttcgACGGACAAAGCCGAGCACAGCGAATGATTTAGAAGTGATATAGTTTATgtgattactgaaagaaaatctgtTGTCAAAGATTACCCCAAGATCTTTGATTTCCGTAACGCATTTTAGAACACAATTAGAAATATTGAAGTTAAGATACTACGTCCCCTACCATAAGAGATCTGAGAACATTTACCTAGATTCAGGAAAAGCTTCGATTTCAGGCACCTTTCATTAAaagtatcaatatcacattgaagtttgaataCATCTTGTGAGTTTTTGATTATTgcgaaaatttttaagtcatctgcATATAACAAAAAGTTAGCAAAAGAGAAGCAACAGGAAATGTCATTGATAAATAGTCCAAAGAGAAGTGGACCCAAGACGCTTCGTCTATTGTTCAGATATGATTTAATCCACTGCAAGAAGACAGAGTGTAACCCTAAAGATGAcagttttttaattagaatattgtgtgaaactttatcaaaggctttagagaAATCTATGTAGACACAATCTACTTGAAATCCAGCGAAGAATGCAGACATGCAATAATCGCTAAAAACCGCTAAATTTGACACAGTGGAGCGCCCAGAGACAAACCCATGCTGATTGACGTTAATTATTGATTgaactaatttattttgaacagaacactcaaaaattttcgaaatagtagaaagtttagaaataggccTGTAATTGGAGACTACATCCTTTCTACCGCTGAATGCTTTCGTCCgctgaatagctcggtcggcaatccatcggccccgccgctttgttgttctttaggcgggtaattgctattcgaacttcttcatggtcgggtaatggaacgtctgctccatcgtcatcgattggggaatcgggttcgccttctcctggcgttgtgcattcactgccattcagcaggctggagaagtgttccctccataatgtgagtatgctctgggcatcggtgactagatcacctttgggggttctacaagagtatgctccggttttgaaaccttctgtaagccgccgcattttttcgtagaattttcgagtattacccctgtcggccagcttatcaagctcttcgtactcacgcattgcGGCCTCttcctttttctgtctgcaaatgcgtctcgcttccctcttcaactctcggtatctatcccatccagCACGTGTtctggtcgatcgtaacgttgtgaggaaggcagtctgttttctctccgcttcgacacggcactcttcttcgtaccagctgttctttttcactttccgaaaaccattggtttcggttgcagctgtacgtaaggagtttgaaatgccgtcccacagctcccttataccgagttgttgacgagtgctctcagagagcaggagtgcaagccgagtagtaaatcgttcggctgtctgttgtgattgcaacttctcgacgtcgaaccttccttgtgtttgttgacgtgcgttttttgctgcacagaggcgggtgcgaatcttggctgcaacaagatagtggtacgagtcgatgttaggaccgcggagcgtacgcacgtctagaacactgaaCACATATTCGATGATTTGGCTGGCTAATAAGCTTCATCGAGTAATATTTCCAGTTTCTCATATTCAAACTTTTTCGTCCCGCCAATCCGTATCAATAGAGAATAGCTGGGGCATGTTCACCGTCAATTTGCACAGCAGCTTTCCATTCCATGCTCGGACTATTAGAACAAAGGAATGTTAAACAAGTTATGTTATACACCACCAACACCAACCGTTCGGTCGGCTACCAATGGGTCTCTCACTGGGCCTATTCCAACGCCGCGGCCAATCAAGGCCACTGCATCGCCCACGGCTTCTAGTAGTGACTCTCGAGCAGCCACATCAACACCATCCCCACCAGCCGAACCGCATCGCATCCGATGACCTTTGGGTAGCCGGAAACACCGTCTAAAGCACTGTGTACTTTTTAAAGGGTTGTCACCGACACAACGCCAGCGAGTCGCCCAGGCACATGAGCACTGCTTCAATTGTCTGTCGTATATGCATGTGAGGTAGGAGTGTTCTTCAGGGGCCTTATGCCACACGTGTGACAGACCACATTACACGATTCCTCACCATAAGTCGGCCAGCTGCTTCAAGTATGAGTAGATCAAGGCAAACCAACCGGGCGGTTAAGTGACAAACTGCGCGAATATAGTTATGTGCATACCCAATATACTATATGAAAGTTTAGTTTCGggtatatacacaatttttaaattaataaatattggaTCAAGTTTTAAGGATCttcaatttattgaattttccaCTGATTAGAATACCAGAATAACTTATAAGCTATATAGGAAAGTTGCACTTACAAATTTAATTCAGAAGGAACACCTAATTGTACATACAAAATAGAGTCTTAAgcatttttacttatattagCATATAATTCTATAAAATCTACTATGCTATCCGCATAAAAATGAGGCTGATTCTCCGCACTTGCTTGCCACATGTCCTCTATGGGTGTACAGCCGCTCAAAACGAGCAAGGTTCGGAAGCCACAATTCAGACCGAAACGTATGTCGTGCGTCAGGGAATCTCCAACAAACAGACAACGTTTGGGATCGGCCAATTTATAGACGTCCTTCAAAATTTCACCAAGCAAAACCGCCGGTTTGCCAACTATAGTCGCCTCTCGTCCCGTTACACGCTTAAGAATGAGGTACAAATCGTGAAAAgctaaaaacaaacataaaatcatgaaaattaagtgtcttatatttgtatatatttcgtTTGTGCGAAACGGACTTGGACGCATTAGACCTGTCTCCAGCTTAAGTGTGGGATCAATAGCACCCACAAGAAAATCACAATCTTTGTCTGCTAGATATCGCGTGGCCGCTGTcatttgcacataatttaaatCGCAGTTGACGTCAAACAAAACAGCACCCATTTTTTGTTCCGGTTccgtgatttttttcaaattggaaAGTCGAACGCCTTCTTTAACGTCCTTAAGGAATGAAAAAGAATTGAAAGTaatacaaattaacaaaataatttaaaaagtctcagaatttttatgaaaaatatagtttagGTGAGAATATGTCAGTGAAGGCTGTTTAGAACAGGAATTTTAAGAAACACATTACATCTATACAGTTATGTGATTTCGAAAGCCTATGAACAaataattttggtaataaatttataCGAAGTTTTGGAGTAAGTCTGTTCGTTTCGATTTAGGAAATCAAAATGAGTATAAATCAGGTATCAGGTATAAACTCCGAAAAATGTATTGCGTCACTAAACACcacaagtttaaaaaaaaatgtttagtttgtagttttctaaataaatttgagaaaatatatCAGAAATTAAAAGACTCTCTGATAATAAACTTTCTGGAACTCAAGATGTAGAATTAGATAACAGGGTGCTAATTTGAGTACAACAATCTGACTGTCTTGTGAATGGAGTAGATGAACTTCGGGCAAATGCCTCCCATATTCTACACATGTACTATATTTTAACTCTTCAAAGATTATATTTTCGGAATCTAGCAATGAGTTTCAGATGGAGACAGGTTTTAAATACGTTAACAATTTACAGATGGGCTGTTTCCCAGTGCCAAAATTATTTGTTCATCCATAGGGGCTATAACGGGGAGTGGTATTTTATACTTGGTTCAGTTATTACCTACCAAAGTCCTCACATCTACGCCTCCACGACGAAGCACATCATTACTATTGGCACTACATGTTGAGAATACCGGCTGCTTTATATTGTGCTTCTTTATATAGTACAACATGGACTTAGCTGGATGCATAATGTGGTTCTAGTTGAacgaaataaacaaacaaatgtattAGCCAACACCTGCACATATCCAAGAAACAAGTTCTTCAACTAGATCACTCTCTTTTCTACACTTCTTCGAACTCCTTGACAGCTGTTTATTATCCGCGCCGGAGGACGATGTGTctcatacacaaatacaaacacacacattcaaaaACAGCGCGTTTTACCGCTTGAAAATCCTTCACTCCGATACTGGTGAAATTATTCACATACTCTTCCTCTGGCCGCTCACTGTTATTGGACACGAAGAACACCCGCTTGCCATCATCCTTCAGCGCATTCACCGCTTCACCCGTCCTAGGCAGCGGAGACGAAATCATCCACATAACACCGTCACAATCACACATCACCACATCGAAGGAGTTGACGAACTCCCTTTGCTCCTCAGCCGAGAGCTTCAAAATATGCGGTACTTTGCGAGCAGACATAATCGTGTGACAATCCACTAACTGACTTGTCTGGCTCAAACACTTTCACACTAAACTATTCTTCGCAGAGTTCTACTTATTTATATACGAATGAATTTGCTGCACgtggttttataaatatttattttacatggTTATGCACTCTTATCTTTTATTTGAACAGcattataaataataactaGTTCACAAAAAAACAGTAGTGCAGTGTCATCCACATAGGCTGCCGTAATTGTGAAGTTAGAGTTAATCACTGTGGGGTCAGCAGTAAAGGGAAATATTAGGTCTAATTGTCAGACCTTGTCAAACGCTTAACGGATAGCAAGGAAAACTACAGAATAGTATTTACAATTTTCCGTGGCATCCGTTAGAAAGTGTTCCACTCGGTCGCTTTGCTCAATTGTGCTTAGAAACTTTCTGAAGCTAAACTGGTGATCTGGGGTGATTTGCCTCTCCTCCAGCTTATGAGTGCACTTAATAGCGTATCTAATATGgctttaatgaaataatttatatactgcACAAGTTAATTGACGCAgtaaaaaagtttacttttgcaaaaactgctaatattattattattatttgggaAAAACACGTGAACTAGTACTACTCATCTGAAGCTATAACATTTTCCCACTCGTTGTCGGAAAATAATGAATCAAGTCAATTTGATACCCCGTCCTGATATGAACTATGTATATTCCTGTGAGCGCGTTCCGCATCGACCCCAACAAATGTAAGTCAGAACGGCCAAGGTCATATGGCATTCAATTTCAGTGCTTTTGCATATACTCGCATCCGGCTACTTTTAAACGTTCTGAAATGGGTAACTCCCAAAGATTTTCTAATGTTGGCTTCCACCAAATACGATGACTTTCTGATTGATATACGGATATACAGAAAAAGATGCATACGGACAGTAGCTTCCAACGCGGACTAttgttatgaaatattaatCAAGTTATGCCATCAAGCTGcatgaatataataataatatttcacaggcttctcttgaaaacaactttactccattaagggagttctgcattgaccgaaacaaatggtagtccgatggtgcatgatcagggctatatggtgggtACATCAAAATTTCCCAGCCAGCTCTACCAGCTTTTGCCGAgccatcaaaaatgtgtgtgctctagcgttgtcctgatggaaggcGAAGTCCTTTCTTTTGAttagttctggccgtttttttcgactgcctgcttcaatctcatcagttgttgacagtaaaatttGGAATCAattgttcgaccaggctggatcagctcatagtggatgaatcctttccaatcccacgaaacactcagcataacaaTTCGAGGCGTcgatcctggctttgcgaccatttgttgagcttcaccacactTGGACCATTCGCCCAtttttgtcgtatttgatccacttttcgtctcctgttaccattcgcttcagaaatgcttcgatttcatttcgtttcagcaaagattCGAAGATGTtaatttggttcattaaatttttcacagtcaATTCATGTGGTAGCCAAACTTcgaacttctttttgtagcgagccttttttaaatggttgaAAACCGTTTGATGTTGAaggttaagttccttagcgatgtcatggcagCTTATGTGACAGTCGTctttaatcttttccataatttcatcgactttttcaacgataggtcgaccagagcgaagtgcatctttcacatcgaaatttcctgaacggaagcgagcgaacaattgtggtgctacacgaactgatacagtatTGTATTGtctccataaacttcacaaatttcattcgtttttccccttttttataaaagaatttcaaattatagcgaatttcttcattactttCACTCATCTTTGAACAGCTTTTTtaaacttccccgaatttttttttttaaatgaagcttaaaatctcacctatCCAAGACTTTATCGTATGGcataatgtgattggtagcactggaaatatacgactgcaacgacgtctattgacaaaatacgaaaagactttttcgactacccaatataatcaTTTACTTTCGGGTAGCTAcacactttttaaattaataaagctTGGATCGAGTTTTAAggataattaatttattgaagttTCCACTGATTAGAATACCAGAAAAACTTATAAACTATATAGGAAAGTTGCACTTACAAATTTAATTCAGTTTATGTGTTCCTTCATAGTATACATAAAAATAGAGTCTTAAgtatttttacttatattagCATATAATTCTATAAAATCTACTATGCTATCCGCGTAAAAATGAGGCTGATTTTCCGCACTTGCTTGCCACATGTCCTCTATGGGTGTACAGCCGCTCAAAACGAGCAAGGTTTGGAAGCCACAATTCAGACCGAAACGTATGTCGTGCGTCAGAGAATCGCCAACAAAGAGACAACGCTTGGGATCGGCCAATTTATAGACGTCCTTCAAAGTTTCACCAAGCAAAACCGCCGGTTTGCTTACGATTGTCGGCTCGCGTCCTGAGAACCGCTTAAGAGTGTCAAGGAAATCGCAAAATCCTAAAGACAAATATAAAATCGGTGTAATTATATGTGCGTTTGTGGGTGTGAAACATACCTGGTAAGGTTAGATCTGCCGTTATCGGTAATAACCAATCTGTACCACCGGCAATAAAATGACAGTCTTTATCTGCAAGATATCTCGTGGCCGCTGCTATTTGCGCATAAGTCAGATTCAAATTGGTATCATACAAAACCGCGCCCATTTTTTGTTCCGGTCTTGTGATTTTATCCAAAGTGGCGATTTCAACATCCTCCTTAGTGAccttaaataatgaaaaagagtCGAAGGTTATACAAATTAtgacaataaattcaaaaattctcaGAATTTTTATTCACTCAAATAGAGTTAAGGCAAGAATATGTCAAAACAGGGCCTACGAGTAATAGGTCTGACTGGTGATTTAATGTTATGAAACTCATTAAAtctatgcatttatgtatgtgtcttTAGAAGAGTATgaacatatacaaaataaatgagtatgaacatatatgtatatatatatatatagtatatcggtacctaaaatgcaaaacaacgtatcatcaacaaattgaaaattattgtcaagtaataaccaatatatggtataaccattttataacgaaaactcaaattttgtttcaatgtttgtggtttctattacatcgtttttccttcgtctgtaacaaaatgaaaagtgatgttacgtaattttgcattttaggtgacgaatGTAGATCATTTGGAGGTTttcaaatatacttacatatatctttGCAAAAATATACGTTCAATTCTTGTGAAAAAATAGTTATTATGCATTCTTTGAATGTCTTCGATAAAGACTCTCTGGCAATACTCTTTTTAAGAATTACTTATTCCATAAAGCTTCTACCTAGGTTGTTTCGGAGAAAGCTAATGACGTAACAGTATTTATTTGGTCCCGAACCAGGATCCGACAATCTAACTTTCATGTGAATGAACCAAATGAGCTTCGGCACACGCCtcccatattctacaaaaagtAATGCAACGCTTTCAGGATTCTATTTTACGCGCTAAAGATACACATAGATACATTGTGCCAAAAAATTggccggaaattgtaaataaaattaaaaatatattaattattcatcaatatttattttcttgccttcaaaataatccccaacagatgtaatacacttatgccaacgattcttccagtcctcgaaacatttttcataacacTCTTTGTGTTGGTTTCAGCTCCTACCAACCATTTTGTTTTATCACTGTGATCGAGGTTCCACGGAGCGTCAATTTCAGTTgggggaacaaaaaaaaaatccaccgAGCGAAATCTGGTGAATGCGGTGGTAAATCGATGGTAGGTATTCATTACGTTTTTGggtttaaattcggtcacagtCATGGCTCAATGCGATGATGCATTATCATcctgtaaaatccatgaattgttcttccacgaTTCCGGGCATTTTCGACGGACCGtttgtccctccggaacaaattcatgatgcaccaaacaacgaatatcgaaaaacagTGAGTATACCCATGATTGTTGAGCGATTTTGGCGTGCTTTTTGTTTTCCGCTCGTTTTTCCCcttcattccgatgattgtttaCTTATTTGCATGCCAAAATCATAAACCCTTGTCCCATCGGCAGTTAGAAtcctctccatgaatgtgggttCGGAATTCGCCCGAagaagcatgtccaaagagacctgtttacgatactctgtttgaaaaaaatcatcggacgagtcgagcaagaacgcgacCACCAAGCTCATTCCAACGAACTCGTGAGAGATATtgagctctcttgtcatctaTCTAAGggttttcaagcaccatatccttcacttttttaatattttcattagttgaagaggtcgTAGATAGTCTAGAACGAAGCATGTCTTCAATGATCTCT contains:
- the LOC126758084 gene encoding uncharacterized protein LOC126758084 isoform X1 — its product is MSACKVPHILKLSAEEQKEFVNSFDVVLCDCDGVMWMIASPLPRTGEAVNALKDDGKRVYFVSNNSERPEEEYVNKFTSIGVKDFQANHIMHPAKSMLYYIKKRNIKQPVFSTCSADGNDVLRRGGVDVRTLDVKEGFRLSNLTKITEPEQKMGAVLFDVNCYLNYVQMTAATRYLADTDCDFLLGAPDPTLKLEKGPFIPTFYDLYLVLKRVTGREATIVGKPSVLLGEILKDVYKLDDPKRCLFVGDSLDVDVGMGRNCGFQTLLVLSGYTPIEDMWQASAENQPHFYADSIADFIELYANINKNT
- the LOC126758084 gene encoding glycerol-3-phosphate phosphatase-like isoform X2; translated protein: MSACKVPHILKLSAEEQKEFVNSFDVVLCDCDGVMWMIASPLPRTGEAVNALKDDGKRVYFVSNNSERPEEEYVNKFTSIGVKDFQADVKEGFRLSNLTKITEPEQKMGAVLFDVNCYLNYVQMTAATRYLADTDCDFLLGAPDPTLKLEKGPFIPTFYDLYLVLKRVTGREATIVGKPSVLLGEILKDVYKLDDPKRCLFVGDSLDVDVGMGRNCGFQTLLVLSGYTPIEDMWQASAENQPHFYADSIADFIELYANINKNT
- the LOC126758080 gene encoding uncharacterized protein LOC126758080 translates to MSARKVSHILKLSAEEQKEFVNSFDVVLCDCDGVMWMIAAPLPRTGEAVNALKDDGKRVFFVSNNSVRLDEEYVNKFTNIGVKDFQANDIIHPVKSMLYYIKKHNIKQPVFSLCSAHGNETLRRGGVDVRTLVTKEDVEIATLDKITRPEQKMGAVLYDTNLNLTYAQIAAATRYLADKDCHFIAGGTDWLLPITADLTLPGFCDFLDTLKRFSGREPTIVSKPAVLLGETLKDVYKLADPKRCLFVGDSLTHDIRFGLNCGFQTLLVLSGCTPIEDMWQASAENQPHFYADSIVDFIELYANISKNT
- the LOC126758083 gene encoding uncharacterized protein LOC126758083, whose product is MSARKVPHILKLSAEEQREFVNSFDVVMCDCDGVMWMISSPLPRTGEAVNALKDDGKRVFFVSNNSERPEEEYVNNFTSIGVKDFQANHIMHPAKSMLYYIKKHNIKQPVFSTCSANSNDVLRRGGVDVRTLDVKEGVRLSNLKKITEPEQKMGAVLFDVNCDLNYVQMTAATRYLADKDCDFLVGAIDPTLKLETGLMRPTFHDLYLILKRVTGREATIVGKPAVLLGEILKDVYKLADPKRCLFVGDSLTHDIRFGLNCGFRTLLVLSGCTPIEDMWQASAENQPHFYADSIVDFIELYANISKNA